One Spirochaeta africana DSM 8902 genomic window carries:
- the carB gene encoding carbamoyl-phosphate synthase large subunit, protein MPARRDISSILIFGSGPIVIGQACEFDYSGNQAVRALKEEGYRVILVNPNPATIMTTPGTADAIYMDPLEVPYVEDIIRKERPDAVLPTMGGQTALNLTLDLAEAGIFEKYGVELLGAGIDAIQIAEDRGKFKELMTSIGLENPNSTLVTSLEEARAFLDKVGVPIIIRPSYTLGGRGGSIAYSEDQFDEFIEWALAESPVHQVLLDESLLGWKEFELEVMRDQADNAVVVCSIENVDPMGVHTGDSITVAPIQTLSDREYQHMRTAAIRILQAVGVECGGSNVQFAVNPEDGRMVIIEMNPRVSRSSALASKATGFPIARCAARLAVGFTLDEIVNDITGKTVSCFEPSLDYVAVKVPRFELEKFPAGYAELGTQMKSVGETLAIGRTFPEALNKAIRAGEFGFDGLEQMDLPEEEILRMTRTLHPRRIFAAYSRIVAGGRAVLDQLQQDTGYDPWFLHAFAELAELEKRIAGEELTRSLLLEAKRSGLTDQRIAVLRNETVSEITALRERHDIHAVYHFVDTCSGEFAADTPYFYSTYGELDEGGSSEQPAVMILASGPNRIGQGLEFDTCCTLSSMAYRRQGVKTIIVNSNPETVSTDFNVSDRLYLEPLTPEDVLSIVRKEKVRDVVVQLGGQTPLNMAEDLQQAGVSIVGTSVESIQGVEDRGLFSSLINRLGLEQPVNRMAGTVEDVYHSAEEIGYPVLLRPSFVLGGRSMVIAYTRQELEKFLAQGVVIREDQPVLVDQFLEDAFEYDIDAISDGANVYIGGIMQHIEAAGVHSGDSACVFPPYKSNPEVLERMKIATAEIARDLGVRGFLNIQFAVQNDVLYVLEVNPRASRTVPFLSKASGVDMVDAAVKLWLGQDLVAQGLVPADAPHLVAVGECVVGWAVKEAMFSFDRFRDQDPLLGPEMKSTGEVIGIGADFGEAFAKATQATGTRLPVSGRVFVSVHEDDKDGILDIVRGFQEIGFEICATRGTADFLFQHGVFSEVILKVHEGHPNIIDHMRSGRVDLLINTPKGRFTQMDDSALRIESVRRKVPYTTTTSAARAALEGIRHLQKGEVVARPLPSTQAL, encoded by the coding sequence ATGCCAGCTCGACGGGATATTTCCAGCATACTGATTTTCGGCTCCGGTCCGATCGTAATCGGCCAGGCCTGTGAGTTTGACTACTCCGGCAACCAGGCGGTGCGGGCACTGAAGGAAGAGGGGTACCGGGTGATTCTGGTGAACCCGAACCCTGCCACGATTATGACCACCCCGGGTACCGCCGATGCGATCTACATGGATCCCCTGGAGGTTCCCTACGTCGAGGACATTATCCGCAAGGAGCGCCCCGATGCAGTACTGCCAACCATGGGTGGACAGACGGCACTCAATCTGACCCTCGATCTGGCAGAAGCCGGAATTTTCGAGAAATACGGGGTAGAGCTGCTGGGGGCCGGCATCGATGCTATCCAGATTGCCGAGGATCGCGGCAAGTTCAAGGAACTGATGACCAGTATCGGACTGGAGAATCCCAACTCTACCCTGGTAACCTCGCTGGAAGAGGCGCGAGCCTTCCTGGACAAGGTCGGGGTGCCGATTATTATTCGCCCCAGCTATACCCTGGGTGGACGAGGCGGCAGCATCGCCTATTCAGAGGATCAGTTCGATGAGTTCATCGAGTGGGCCCTGGCCGAGAGTCCGGTTCACCAGGTTCTGCTCGACGAGTCGCTGCTTGGCTGGAAGGAGTTCGAGCTGGAGGTCATGCGGGATCAGGCGGATAATGCTGTTGTGGTCTGTTCCATCGAGAACGTCGACCCGATGGGGGTGCATACCGGTGACAGTATCACGGTGGCGCCGATACAGACCCTGAGCGATCGTGAGTATCAGCATATGCGTACCGCCGCTATCCGGATCCTGCAGGCGGTAGGGGTTGAGTGCGGCGGGTCGAATGTCCAGTTCGCGGTCAACCCGGAAGACGGGCGCATGGTAATAATCGAGATGAACCCGCGTGTTTCACGCAGCTCGGCGCTGGCCAGCAAGGCAACCGGGTTCCCGATTGCCCGCTGCGCAGCCCGCCTGGCGGTCGGTTTTACCCTGGACGAGATCGTGAACGACATAACCGGCAAGACGGTAAGCTGTTTCGAGCCGTCGCTGGATTATGTTGCGGTCAAGGTTCCCCGGTTCGAACTGGAGAAGTTCCCTGCCGGTTATGCCGAGCTCGGTACCCAAATGAAATCGGTCGGCGAGACCCTGGCCATCGGACGGACCTTCCCCGAGGCGCTCAACAAGGCTATTCGCGCCGGCGAGTTCGGGTTTGACGGCCTTGAGCAGATGGACCTCCCGGAGGAGGAAATACTGCGCATGACCCGAACCCTGCACCCGCGGCGGATTTTTGCTGCCTATAGCCGGATAGTTGCGGGCGGCCGGGCAGTGCTGGATCAGCTGCAGCAGGATACCGGGTATGATCCCTGGTTTTTGCATGCATTTGCCGAGTTGGCCGAGCTTGAGAAACGGATCGCCGGAGAGGAACTGACGCGCTCATTGCTGCTTGAGGCCAAGCGCAGCGGGCTGACCGATCAGCGAATCGCGGTTCTGCGCAATGAAACCGTGAGTGAGATCACGGCGTTGCGTGAGCGCCACGATATCCACGCCGTGTACCATTTCGTGGACACCTGCAGTGGGGAGTTCGCTGCCGACACCCCGTATTTCTACAGTACCTACGGGGAGCTCGACGAGGGTGGCTCGTCCGAGCAGCCGGCGGTCATGATTCTTGCCAGCGGTCCGAACCGCATCGGCCAGGGTCTGGAGTTTGATACCTGTTGTACCCTGTCATCGATGGCCTATCGACGCCAGGGGGTAAAAACCATAATTGTGAACTCCAACCCGGAGACCGTATCCACCGATTTTAACGTCAGTGACCGCCTGTATCTGGAGCCGCTGACCCCCGAGGATGTGCTGTCGATAGTCCGCAAGGAGAAGGTTCGTGACGTGGTGGTACAGCTTGGCGGGCAGACCCCGCTGAACATGGCCGAGGATCTGCAGCAGGCTGGTGTCTCGATTGTTGGTACATCGGTCGAGTCGATCCAGGGGGTAGAGGATCGCGGCTTGTTCTCCAGCCTGATCAATCGGCTGGGGCTTGAGCAGCCAGTCAACCGAATGGCCGGTACCGTCGAGGATGTATATCACAGTGCTGAGGAGATCGGGTATCCGGTGCTGCTGCGGCCTTCGTTTGTACTGGGCGGGCGCAGTATGGTGATTGCCTACACCCGGCAGGAGCTGGAAAAGTTTCTTGCCCAGGGGGTAGTGATTCGCGAGGATCAGCCGGTGCTGGTGGATCAGTTCCTGGAGGATGCCTTTGAGTACGACATTGACGCCATCAGTGATGGTGCCAACGTATATATTGGCGGCATCATGCAGCACATCGAGGCTGCCGGGGTGCATTCCGGGGACTCGGCCTGCGTTTTTCCGCCGTATAAATCCAACCCGGAGGTGCTGGAACGCATGAAGATTGCCACCGCCGAGATTGCCAGAGATCTGGGAGTGCGAGGTTTTCTGAATATCCAGTTTGCGGTCCAGAACGATGTACTGTATGTCCTTGAGGTCAATCCGCGAGCCTCGCGTACCGTCCCGTTTCTGTCGAAAGCCTCCGGGGTAGACATGGTAGATGCCGCCGTAAAGCTGTGGCTGGGCCAGGATCTGGTTGCCCAGGGACTGGTGCCGGCAGATGCGCCGCACCTCGTTGCTGTAGGTGAATGTGTAGTGGGCTGGGCGGTGAAGGAAGCCATGTTCAGCTTTGACCGCTTCCGGGACCAGGATCCGCTGCTGGGGCCGGAGATGAAATCAACCGGCGAGGTTATCGGCATCGGTGCTGATTTTGGCGAGGCCTTTGCCAAGGCGACCCAGGCAACCGGTACCCGGCTGCCGGTCTCCGGGCGGGTTTTTGTGTCGGTGCACGAGGATGACAAGGATGGTATTCTGGATATCGTGCGCGGCTTTCAGGAGATCGGTTTCGAGATCTGTGCTACGCGCGGCACCGCAGACTTTCTGTTTCAGCACGGGGTTTTCAGCGAGGTTATCCTGAAGGTGCATGAGGGGCATCCCAATATTATTGATCATATGCGCTCGGGGCGGGTGGATCTGCTGATCAACACCCCCAAGGGTCGGTTTACCCAGATGGATGACAGTGCGTTACGTATCGAATCGGTGCGCCGAAAGGTGCCGTATACCACCACCACCTCGGCTGCCCGGGCTGCGCTGGAGGGGATTCGTCACCTGCAGAAGGGGGAGGTGGTAGCCCGCCCTCTGCCAAGCACGCAGGCGTTGTAG
- the carA gene encoding glutamine-hydrolyzing carbamoyl-phosphate synthase small subunit produces MEHSRFLVLENGQVFYGKGFGGAAASVADLKGLAPAGYSGAGEVVFNTAMSGYHEVLTDPSYTGQLVVLTYPHAGNYGDMDEWGESGPENRDDIRGIKAAALIVRSLYRGPVPAGRIGLDEFLKNHSIPGITEVDTRGLTLMLRDHGSMRGMLVDAAGDELSDKDRETVLAYLRGFPDMEGRNLLADVGCSVPAIFNPTGSPRFVLLDCGSKANIVRELTARGCKVVLMPSLSSAEEILAYEPQAVLISNGPGDPAVLEQQISAVQGLIGKTGVFGICLGHQLISLAAGAKTAKMKFGHHGVNHPVRDEETGKVFVTSQNHGFTVLEDSLPEGVSVWFRNANDGTVEGIKDDSRNLRTAQFHPESSPGPDDAKWIFDRFIELAPTTVHA; encoded by the coding sequence ATGGAGCACAGCAGATTCCTGGTCCTGGAAAACGGACAGGTATTTTACGGGAAGGGGTTTGGCGGTGCCGCAGCATCGGTTGCCGATCTGAAAGGGCTGGCACCGGCTGGATACAGCGGGGCTGGCGAGGTGGTGTTTAACACCGCTATGAGCGGATACCACGAGGTGTTGACCGACCCGTCGTATACCGGGCAACTGGTGGTGCTTACCTATCCGCACGCAGGTAACTACGGCGATATGGACGAATGGGGAGAAAGCGGCCCGGAGAATCGCGATGATATTCGCGGCATCAAGGCGGCGGCACTGATTGTACGCTCCCTGTATCGTGGGCCGGTTCCGGCTGGTCGCATCGGGCTGGATGAGTTCCTGAAAAACCACAGCATCCCCGGGATTACCGAGGTTGATACCCGCGGCCTGACCTTGATGCTGCGCGATCATGGCAGCATGCGCGGGATGCTGGTGGACGCAGCTGGCGATGAACTCTCCGACAAAGACAGAGAGACAGTACTGGCGTACCTGCGGGGCTTCCCGGATATGGAGGGACGCAATCTGCTTGCCGATGTCGGCTGCAGCGTGCCGGCAATCTTTAATCCGACCGGAAGCCCGCGATTCGTACTGCTGGACTGCGGCAGCAAGGCCAATATTGTGCGGGAACTCACCGCTCGCGGCTGCAAGGTCGTACTGATGCCAAGCCTGAGCAGTGCCGAGGAGATACTTGCCTATGAACCGCAGGCAGTGCTGATATCCAACGGCCCCGGTGATCCGGCCGTTCTGGAGCAGCAGATATCAGCGGTACAGGGGCTGATCGGCAAGACCGGTGTGTTTGGCATCTGCCTTGGCCATCAGCTGATCTCGCTGGCGGCTGGCGCAAAAACCGCCAAGATGAAGTTCGGTCATCACGGGGTGAATCACCCGGTACGGGACGAAGAAACCGGGAAGGTATTTGTGACCTCGCAAAACCACGGATTCACCGTACTTGAAGACAGCCTGCCAGAAGGGGTTTCGGTGTGGTTTCGCAATGCCAACGACGGCACTGTCGAGGGAATAAAGGATGATTCGCGCAACCTGCGTACGGCCCAGTTTCATCCCGAGAGCTCACCCGGTCCGGATGATGCCAAGTGGATATTTGATCGATTTATAGAACTCGCCCCAACAACGGTTCACGCATAA
- a CDS encoding adenine phosphoribosyltransferase, with product MKLDVDLDQAIRKIPDFPKPGILFYDITSVLKDPAAFAYCINEAKTWINTLKPDAIAAIDARGFLFAAPVAKDLALPLIMVRKKGKLPGKVYSEDFALEYGTDTVEVHADDVPENARVVIVDDLIATGGTLAASARLFRKGGAQLAGVFGVIGLPFLGFHTVLQDMPVKTLVDYHSETGD from the coding sequence ATGAAGCTTGATGTAGATCTTGACCAGGCAATCCGCAAGATCCCCGATTTTCCCAAACCGGGTATTCTTTTTTACGACATAACCAGTGTTCTGAAGGATCCGGCAGCCTTCGCATACTGCATCAACGAGGCGAAGACCTGGATCAATACCCTGAAGCCGGATGCCATAGCGGCGATCGATGCACGAGGGTTCCTGTTTGCTGCCCCTGTTGCCAAGGATCTGGCGCTGCCGCTTATCATGGTGCGCAAGAAGGGCAAGCTGCCGGGCAAGGTATACAGTGAGGATTTTGCGTTGGAGTACGGGACCGACACCGTCGAGGTGCATGCCGACGATGTGCCGGAAAATGCGCGGGTGGTGATCGTGGACGATCTGATTGCGACCGGCGGCACCCTGGCTGCCAGTGCCCGGTTGTTTCGCAAGGGCGGTGCCCAGCTGGCCGGGGTGTTCGGGGTGATCGGATTGCCGTTCCTGGGGTTTCACACGGTACTGCAGGACATGCCGGTTAAAACCCTGGTGGACTATCACAGCGAAACCGGGGACTGA
- a CDS encoding AAA family ATPase: MTAIVPVASGKGGVGKTIATANLGISLAQAGKTVILADLDLGAANLHTILGIRNRQPGIGHIISKKSSRIEDLVMETAVPRLHFLPGDGLLPATANLPFFTKKKIMRDLQNLVADYVLLDLGAGSNYNTVDFFLTGSFGLIVCTPETTSILNAYSFIKTAVFRLLYRSFPANSPERGIIQDFMMERLEGSSDSFLSLTERLDSETARDIVRTRLQEFCPRVVINNGRSADELPLGGRLRQIARKNLDIEVEYIGFLPHDPAVERSPFERTPTALAYPDCMFMRALRGTTSTLLKIQPEQPQFPMYDDDADLYAAARRYQEAVTDNPV; the protein is encoded by the coding sequence ATGACAGCTATCGTTCCAGTCGCCAGCGGGAAAGGCGGCGTAGGAAAGACCATCGCCACCGCCAACCTGGGAATCTCCCTGGCACAGGCGGGCAAGACGGTCATCCTGGCCGACCTCGACCTCGGCGCTGCCAATCTACACACAATTCTTGGGATTCGCAATCGCCAGCCCGGCATTGGTCACATAATCAGTAAAAAATCCTCCCGGATAGAGGATCTGGTGATGGAGACCGCGGTTCCGCGGCTGCATTTCCTGCCTGGCGACGGTCTGCTGCCGGCAACCGCCAATCTGCCGTTCTTTACCAAAAAAAAGATTATGCGGGACCTGCAGAATCTGGTAGCCGATTATGTACTGCTGGACCTGGGAGCCGGCTCAAACTACAACACGGTTGATTTTTTTCTGACCGGCAGTTTCGGGCTTATCGTGTGTACCCCCGAGACGACCTCGATACTGAATGCCTACTCGTTTATCAAAACCGCTGTATTTCGCCTGCTGTATCGCAGCTTTCCGGCCAACAGCCCGGAACGCGGTATCATCCAGGACTTTATGATGGAGCGGCTTGAAGGCAGCAGCGACTCCTTTCTCAGCCTGACCGAACGACTGGACAGCGAAACCGCCAGAGATATCGTGCGCACCCGGCTGCAGGAGTTCTGCCCGCGGGTGGTAATCAATAACGGTCGATCAGCTGACGAGCTTCCCCTTGGCGGTCGCCTGCGCCAGATCGCCCGCAAGAACCTTGATATCGAGGTGGAATACATCGGCTTTTTGCCACATGACCCGGCAGTCGAGCGCAGCCCGTTTGAACGGACACCCACCGCATTAGCCTATCCCGACTGCATGTTTATGCGCGCCCTGCGCGGCACAACCTCAACCCTGCTGAAAATCCAGCCGGAGCAGCCGCAGTTTCCCATGTACGATGATGATGCCGATCTCTACGCTGCTGCACGGCGGTATCAGGAAGCGGTTACGGATAATCCCGTTTAA
- the tsaD gene encoding tRNA (adenosine(37)-N6)-threonylcarbamoyltransferase complex transferase subunit TsaD, which yields MLILGIESSCDECAVSVVRNGAEILSNQVATQIEFHVPYSGVVPEIASRKHTEWILPVYRQALQDAGISEQDLDGIAVTDRPGLAGSLLVGHTFAKGLSLRLGIPFAGVNHILAHLYAVQLEDTVAYPHIGLLVSGGHTMITLVEGPLEMKVIGATIDDAIGEAFDKVAKHLGLGYPGGVLIDELARQGNPAAFAFPGTSLQKGDHRFDISYSGLKTAVINQRQQFLQPGCEASMPNIAASFEKRAVDMLLKRMLDACAVYEVPRVVAAGGVAANTYFRRALREHREIDAWFPSLPLCTDNGAMIAGLGYHVLQQHGGDPLSATVSARVPGFKRDYP from the coding sequence ATGCTGATACTGGGAATCGAGTCATCCTGTGATGAATGTGCGGTATCGGTAGTTCGTAACGGCGCCGAGATCCTGTCCAATCAGGTCGCCACCCAAATAGAGTTTCATGTGCCGTACAGCGGTGTGGTTCCCGAGATTGCCAGCCGCAAGCACACTGAATGGATCCTGCCGGTATACCGTCAGGCTCTGCAGGATGCCGGCATCAGCGAGCAGGATCTGGACGGGATTGCCGTGACCGACAGGCCCGGACTGGCCGGTTCATTACTGGTAGGACATACATTTGCCAAGGGGCTGTCACTGCGACTGGGGATTCCGTTTGCGGGGGTAAACCATATTCTGGCCCATCTCTACGCGGTTCAGCTGGAGGATACGGTTGCGTATCCGCACATCGGTCTGCTGGTATCCGGTGGGCACACCATGATTACCCTGGTGGAGGGACCTCTGGAGATGAAGGTGATCGGCGCGACCATTGACGATGCGATCGGTGAGGCCTTTGACAAGGTCGCCAAGCATCTTGGTCTGGGGTACCCCGGGGGTGTGCTGATCGATGAGCTGGCCCGTCAGGGGAATCCGGCCGCCTTTGCATTTCCCGGTACCAGCCTCCAGAAAGGTGACCACCGTTTTGATATATCCTACAGCGGCCTGAAAACAGCGGTCATCAACCAGCGGCAGCAGTTTCTTCAGCCTGGCTGTGAAGCGAGCATGCCGAACATAGCTGCCTCGTTTGAGAAGCGTGCGGTAGACATGCTGCTGAAGCGCATGCTCGACGCCTGTGCGGTGTATGAAGTCCCGCGTGTTGTTGCTGCCGGCGGGGTGGCGGCCAATACCTATTTCCGGCGGGCGCTGCGAGAGCACCGCGAGATCGATGCCTGGTTTCCCTCGCTGCCGTTATGCACCGACAACGGAGCCATGATAGCCGGCCTGGGGTACCATGTGCTGCAGCAGCATGGCGGGGATCCCTTGAGTGCGACAGTATCAGCCCGTGTTCCGGGATTTAAACGGGATTATCCGTAA
- a CDS encoding divergent polysaccharide deacetylase family protein — translation MAFRHLQSRRLASKPGKSRKKTGSTRSSSRAAGKKPAASGKRKGKTAAAKRRQQERRRFWRRQFLIALAIIGTGFTAAVLSVVYYPVDSAVVDTGSPEVPDPRQQPTRPIDPAPSPAAPESPTAPVSPRRAPAAPDPEHTEYPDAPAEDAPALPLLPEDKPWLVFVIDDAGYSMKQLERFLDTPAPMTIAVMPHLAYSKASAAASAAAGKEVILHMPMEAMNPDVDPGPGAIYTADDHKGIADRTAAAFRSVPHAVGANNHMGSRVTADKQAIGAFLDAMQAQDSSMLFLDSRTTAQSVAANAARARGVPVVERDIFLDNEDTRTAIMQAIEESKGVARRRGYAVMIGHVWSDELGEIISELYPELMEEGFHFGTLSELIAHLAEENR, via the coding sequence ATGGCATTCAGGCACCTGCAGTCGCGCCGGCTGGCTTCAAAGCCGGGCAAATCCCGGAAAAAAACCGGCTCAACCCGCTCGTCCTCACGCGCTGCCGGAAAAAAACCGGCGGCCTCCGGCAAGCGGAAGGGCAAGACAGCTGCGGCTAAACGCCGGCAGCAGGAGCGACGCCGGTTCTGGCGTCGCCAGTTCCTGATAGCCCTGGCTATTATCGGGACCGGCTTTACGGCAGCTGTGCTGTCGGTGGTGTATTATCCGGTTGATTCCGCTGTGGTAGATACCGGTTCTCCGGAGGTGCCCGACCCACGGCAGCAGCCGACGAGACCGATAGATCCGGCACCATCCCCAGCCGCGCCCGAGTCGCCGACTGCACCGGTATCACCGCGACGGGCGCCTGCAGCGCCAGATCCGGAGCATACCGAGTATCCGGATGCCCCGGCGGAGGACGCTCCGGCATTGCCGCTGTTGCCCGAGGACAAGCCGTGGCTGGTATTTGTAATAGATGATGCCGGCTACAGTATGAAGCAGCTGGAGCGATTTCTGGATACCCCGGCACCAATGACCATTGCGGTTATGCCGCATCTGGCCTACAGCAAGGCCTCTGCCGCGGCCTCGGCTGCGGCCGGCAAGGAGGTTATCCTGCATATGCCAATGGAGGCCATGAACCCGGATGTTGATCCCGGTCCAGGCGCAATCTATACCGCCGATGATCACAAGGGGATTGCAGACAGAACCGCTGCTGCGTTTCGTTCGGTGCCGCACGCCGTTGGCGCCAACAACCACATGGGTTCCCGGGTTACCGCCGACAAGCAGGCAATCGGCGCATTTCTGGATGCCATGCAGGCACAGGACAGCAGCATGCTGTTTCTTGACAGTCGAACTACGGCACAGAGTGTTGCGGCCAACGCAGCCCGTGCCAGAGGAGTCCCGGTAGTGGAACGAGATATTTTTCTGGACAACGAGGATACCCGCACAGCCATTATGCAGGCTATCGAGGAGAGCAAAGGGGTTGCCCGCCGGCGAGGATATGCCGTGATGATCGGTCATGTATGGAGCGACGAGCTGGGCGAGATTATCTCGGAGCTGTATCCCGAACTGATGGAGGAGGGGTTTCATTTTGGTACTCTGTCCGAGCTGATTGCGCACCTGGCGGAAGAGAATCGCTGA
- a CDS encoding sigma-70 family RNA polymerase sigma factor — protein sequence MKAKRNELDTDALQTYFAQIKQYALLTAEQEQQLSRQIMAGDEDAMQRLIQCNLRLVVKIAKAYASDSQNLMDLIQEGNIGLMKAAEKFDHRKNARFSTYASWWIRQSITRAIANKRRMIRLPHRKEDALRRIKRTALSLQQTLMRLPTTDEIAAEVGMSHEDVLEIMQFSGSTISLQAAINEDSGTLMDIVEDYSYCPDREVMREAVHQETLQLLDGLRERERRILLYRFALLGGERSTLKCIGQRMGISPETVRQIEMRALRKLQKTAEPLYSYAHA from the coding sequence ATGAAGGCTAAACGGAATGAACTGGATACTGATGCATTACAGACGTACTTCGCGCAGATAAAACAGTACGCGTTACTGACTGCAGAGCAGGAGCAGCAGCTCTCCCGACAGATCATGGCGGGTGACGAAGATGCCATGCAGCGCTTGATTCAATGCAACCTGCGGCTGGTGGTAAAGATAGCCAAGGCATACGCCAGCGATTCACAGAATCTGATGGACCTGATTCAGGAAGGCAACATCGGACTGATGAAGGCCGCCGAAAAATTCGATCATAGAAAAAATGCCCGTTTCAGCACCTATGCATCCTGGTGGATACGGCAATCTATAACCAGGGCCATTGCAAACAAGCGACGTATGATACGCCTGCCCCACCGCAAGGAGGATGCATTGCGGCGTATCAAGCGGACAGCACTGTCTTTGCAGCAGACACTGATGCGACTCCCCACCACAGACGAGATCGCAGCTGAGGTTGGTATGTCGCACGAGGATGTGCTGGAGATCATGCAGTTTTCCGGCAGCACCATATCGCTGCAGGCTGCCATCAACGAAGATTCCGGTACCCTTATGGACATCGTCGAGGATTATTCCTACTGCCCGGACCGCGAGGTGATGCGAGAGGCGGTTCACCAGGAAACCCTGCAGCTGCTGGATGGTCTGCGTGAACGTGAGCGCAGGATTCTGCTGTACCGATTTGCCCTTCTGGGCGGTGAACGATCTACCCTGAAATGTATCGGTCAGCGCATGGGTATCAGCCCCGAGACGGTACGCCAGATAGAGATGCGGGCGTTGCGTAAACTGCAGAAAACCGCCGAGCCGCTGTACAGCTATGCCCATGCCTGA
- a CDS encoding rod-binding protein produces the protein MTTQTATVDFSRFLSQPKTPRADQARGDDAALREVTREFEALFVKQMLDAMYNTLNTEEGLFYGGESEKIFRDMLNMEYAREMSHNGSFGLSDMMYDQLQQRSSAYEAMSDQELP, from the coding sequence ATGACCACCCAGACTGCAACGGTAGATTTCAGCAGGTTTTTATCGCAGCCGAAAACCCCCCGGGCTGATCAGGCCCGGGGTGATGATGCGGCGCTGCGTGAGGTAACCCGTGAGTTCGAGGCACTGTTTGTAAAGCAGATGCTTGATGCCATGTACAACACCCTGAACACCGAGGAGGGTTTGTTCTATGGCGGGGAGTCTGAAAAGATTTTTCGTGATATGCTGAACATGGAGTATGCCCGGGAAATGTCGCACAACGGTTCTTTCGGTCTGTCGGATATGATGTACGATCAGCTGCAGCAGCGCAGTTCTGCCTACGAGGCAATGTCAGATCAGGAGTTGCCGTAG
- the flgG gene encoding flagellar basal-body rod protein FlgG — MMRSLHTAAAGMTGQQFNIDTIANNLSNVNTTGFKRNRADFEDLLYQTVRTAGTPATEETLVPVGVQVGHGTKVAATQKLFGQGSLQNTGNESDLAIAGEGFFRVQQYDGSFAYTRDGSFKIDSNGQLVTSQGYKVIPEVILPEGFIRESLNVTQDGRVFVNLPGQDDPIQAGQMELVRFVNPAGLQAVGENLFTVSAASGDPIAGLPGLDGMGQLQHRFLENSNVEIVREMVDMITAQRAYEFNSKAIQTSDSMLGIAATLKR, encoded by the coding sequence ATGATGAGATCATTGCACACAGCTGCTGCAGGGATGACCGGACAGCAGTTTAATATCGATACTATTGCGAACAACCTTTCCAACGTGAACACCACCGGTTTCAAGCGAAATCGGGCTGACTTCGAGGATTTGCTGTATCAGACGGTACGCACCGCCGGTACCCCGGCAACCGAGGAGACACTGGTGCCGGTCGGGGTGCAGGTTGGGCACGGCACCAAGGTGGCCGCAACCCAGAAGCTGTTTGGACAGGGTTCCTTACAGAACACTGGTAATGAAAGCGATCTGGCGATAGCCGGTGAGGGTTTCTTCCGGGTGCAGCAGTATGACGGAAGCTTTGCCTATACCCGGGACGGGTCGTTCAAGATTGACTCCAATGGTCAGCTGGTCACCAGCCAGGGCTACAAGGTGATTCCCGAGGTTATACTGCCGGAGGGGTTTATCCGTGAGTCGTTGAATGTGACGCAGGATGGTCGGGTATTTGTAAACCTGCCGGGACAGGATGATCCGATTCAGGCAGGGCAGATGGAGCTGGTCCGGTTTGTGAACCCGGCAGGTCTGCAGGCAGTGGGTGAGAATCTGTTCACCGTGAGTGCGGCCAGTGGGGATCCGATTGCCGGTCTGCCCGGTCTGGATGGTATGGGGCAGCTGCAGCACCGGTTTCTGGAGAACTCGAATGTAGAGATTGTACGGGAGATGGTCGATATGATCACTGCTCAGCGTGCCTACGAGTTCAATTCCAAGGCGATCCAGACATCGGACTCGATGCTCGGGATTGCGGCAACCCTGAAGCGATAA